The Streptomyces sp. B3I8 nucleotide sequence GGCATGGACCGGCTCGTCGTCCTCGACCGCGGCCGGATCATCGAGCAGGGCACCCACCAGGAACTGCTCGCCTGCGACGGGGCCTACGCCAAGCTGTGGCAGCACCAGTCGGGCGGCTTCCTCGACGAGGTGGACGAGGCGGACAAGGCGGATGAGGTGGACGCGGTGGGCGCCGACCTGGTCTGAGGACGCGGCGCCCGGCGGCGCGCGGTGTGGCCCCGGGACCGCGGGGAACCTGGGGTCACATGGACGAGCAGGCAGCACTTCACCGGTCGTACTGGCTCGAGACGGCCCCCGGGGGCGAGCCCGGACCGCCCCCGGCCGACGGCCTCGTCGTGGACGTCGCCGTCGTCGGCGGCGGCATCGCCGGGCTCAGCACCGCCTGGGAACTGGCCCGCGACGGCCACCGCGTCGCCGTGCTGGAGGCCGGCCGGCTCGCCGCCGGGGTCACCGGGCACACCACGGCGAAGCTGACCGCCCAGCACGGCCTGGTGTACGACAAGCTGCGCCGCACCCGGGGGGCCGAGGCCGCCCGGCTGTACGCCCGTTCCCAGTACGAGGCCGTCCGGCACGCCGGTGAGATCGCCGCCGAGCTCGGCATCGAGTGCGAGTGGGAGGAAGCGGCCGCCTACACCTTCACCCAGGAGGCCGGCCGCGTCGACGAACTGCGCGCCGAGGCCGAGGCCGCCCGCGAGGCCGGGCTGCCCGCCGAGTTCACCACCGACACCGACCTGCCCTTTCCCGTCGCGGGCGCCGTCGAGGTCACCGGCCAGGCCCAGTTCCACCCGGTGAAGTACCTCCGGGCGCTCGCCGAGGACATCCGCCGCCGGGGCGGCACCCTGCACGAGCACACCCGCGTCACCAAACTCACCGAGGGCGAGCCCTGCGTGCTCACCACCGCGGCCGGTACCGAGGTGAGGACGGGGACGGTCGTGGTCGCCACGCACTACCCCGTCTTCGACCGCGCGCTGCTGTTCACCCGGCTCTCCCCGCGCCGCGAACTCGTGATCACCGCGCCCATCGAGACCGAGGCCGCACCGCGCGGCATGTACCTCACGCCCGACCGGAACACCCGCTCGGTGCGGACCGCCCCGTACACGGACGGCAAGCGGCTGCTCGTCATCACCGGCGAGCACTTCACCCCGGGCTCCGGGGTGGACGTCGAGGAGCGTTTCACCCGTCTCACCGAGTGGGCCGGACAGACCTTCGGCGACCTCCGTATCAGCCACCGCTGGGCCACCCAGGACAACGACTCCACGGACACCGTGCCGCTCGTCGGCCCCCTGCACCAGGGCAGCCGCCACGCCTACGTGGCCACCGGCTTCGGCGGCTGGGGGCTGAGCGGCGGCATCATGGCCGGCCGGCTCCTCGCCGACCTGATCGGCGGACGCACGCCCGAGTGGAGCGGGCTGTACGACCCCCGGCGGCTGGCCTCCGTGGCCCGCGAGGGCGGGGAGTTCCTCAAGAACCAGGCCAAGGTCGCCCGACACTTCGTCGGCGGCCGGCTCACCTCGATGAGCGGCCCCGGCGTCGACGAGATCGCCCCGGGCGACGGGGCGATCGTCCACGTCGGCGGCGCGCGCACCGCCGTGTACCGCGACGAGGCCGGGGCCCTGCACGCCGTTTCCGCGCGCTGCACCCACCTGGGCTGCCTGGTCGCCTTCAACCGCGCCGAACGCGCCTGGGAGTGCCCGTGCCACGGCTCCCGCTTCGACACCGACGGCGAGGTCGTCCAGGGGCCGGCCGTGCGGCCGCTCGCACGCAGGGAGTTGTAGGACGTCGTCGGGCGTCGCCGGACGTCGTCACGTTTCGGTGTGGAGACGCTGGGCACCCGGAGTCACGGGCGGCACCGGCGAAACGGCGCCTCCCCTGTGAAACCGGGGTGACCGGAGTTTTCGGACGACGAAGGAAGATGACTTGCCGTGACCGTGCACACCAGTGACACCTGGGTCGCCGACCGACTCGAAACGGGCTGGGCCAAGGCCAGGCAGGTCCGTGGGAAGGGCGTACGCACGTGCGTGCCGGCGGTCCAGGAGCACGGCGAGCGGTACGGGACGGAACCGGTCCGGGACACCGAGGGGAACATCATCAGGGGCGAGGACTGAGGACCACCACCGGTAACAAGGGGTAGGTAGAGGGGCCGGAGCGGCGGTTGGCGGACCGCCGCTCCGGCCCCTCGGCGTGCGCGGCCCCTCGGCGTGCGTGGCCCCTCGGCGTGCGTGGCCCCTGCGCGGTCTCCCGGCGTGCGCGGCCGCCTCGCCGCGGACCGGACGCGTTCCCCGTACCCCTCGCAAAGGGGTACGGGGAACCGCGCGAACGAGCGGGCCGCTCGGTGTGTCAGTCGCCGGCGGCCGTAGCCGTGAAGCGCTCCCAGACGCGGTGCGTGGTCAGGAGTCGCGTGACCTCGGCCAGCGCCTGCGGGCCGCCGTCGGCCGTCACCACGCCGGGCGCCTGTGCCGGAACACCCGCCGCGTCCAGCACCGTTCGGCCCCCGCCCCAGACGCCGATCGCCTTGCCGTGCCGGAACGCCTCGTCCAGCAACAGCAGCACCCGGGGATCCGTGGCCGCTCCCGCACCCGGCTCCCCGGCCTTCTCGTCCCGGGCGCCGAACGCGTCTGCGCCCCTTCCGGGCACCCCCGCCACCAGCACCGCGTCGAACTCGATCGACCGTGCCGTGGCGAACGTACGCTGCACGGTGACCGGATCGGCGTCCTCGGCGCCCAGCCTGCCGCCCGCCGGGGCGACGACAAGCGGCACCATGCCGTCGTCGAGCACGGCCCGCCGTACCGCGCGCACGCCGTCCAGGTCGCCCTCCGCGCCGGTGACGACGGCGATCACCCTGCCGTCCGTCGGCCAGCTCCGGCCCACCTGGGACAGGGCCGGGCTCGGTGCGACCTCCTCCGGCGCCACCGTCGGCTCCGGTGCCGGCAGTCCTAGCCCCGCGGCGACGGGCGCGCACAGTTCGGGGTCGATGTTGGCCAGCACCCGCAACCCGCGCTCCTTGACCGTCTGCTCGTAGCACTTGCCGAGCTCGAAGGTGTACGCGGCGACGATGTGCTCCCGCTCCACCGGGCTCATGCTCCGCCAGAACCGGCGCGGCTGGCTGAAGTGGTCCGCGAACGTCTCCGGGGCCTCACGGACCTTCGTCGACCGCGGCACCGTCACCGGCGTCTCCACGAACGCCCCGTCGTCCGCGCCCGCGGTGAACGGGCAGCCCCCGTCGAGGGAGTGGGGCCGGTACGGGGCCACGCCCGTGTGCACGGCCTGCTGGTGGAAACCGTCCCGCAGCATGTCGTTGACCGGCGCGTGCGGGCGGTTGATCGGGATCTGCCCGAAGTTGGGCCCGGCAAGGCGGGTGATCTGCGTGTCCAGGTAGGAGAACAGCCGACCGGCCAGCAGCGGGTCGTCGGTGACGTCGATGCCCGGCACCAGGTGCCCCGGGTGGAAGGCGACCTGCTCGGTCTCCGCGAAGAAGTTGGTCGGGTTCCTGTTCAGCGTCAGCAGCCCGATCGGCTGCACCGGCGCCAGCTCCTCGGGGACGATGTTCGTCGGGTCGAGCAGGTCGATGCCCTCGAAGGTCTGCTCAGGGGTGTCCGGGAAGGTCTGGATGCCCAGCTCCCACTGCGGGTACGCGCCCGCCTCGATCGCGTCGGCCAGGTCCCGGCGGTGGAAGTCCGGGTCCACCCCGCCCGCGATCTGCGCCTCCTCCCACACCAGGGAGTGCACGCCCAGCTTCGGCTTCCAGTGGAACTTCACCAGCGTGGTGGCACCCTCGGCGTTCACCAGCCGGAAGGTGTGGACGCCGAAGCCCTCCATCATGCGGTACGACCGAGGGATGCCCCGGTCCGACATGTTCCACAGCACGTGGTGCGTGGCCTCGGTGTGCAGGGTGACGAAGTCCCAGTGCGTGTCGTGCGCGCTCTGCGCCTGCGGGATCTCCCGGTCCGGGTGCGGCTTGGCGGCGTGCACGATGTCCGGGAACTTGATCGCGTCCTGGATGAAGAAGACCGGGATGTTGTTGCCGACCAGGTCGAACGTGCCCTCGGTGGTGTAGAACTTCGTCGCGAAACCCCGGGTGTCGCGCACGGTGTCCGCCGAGCCGCGCGAACCGAGCACCGTCGAGAAGCGCGTGAACACCGGCGTCTCGACGTCCTTGCCGAGGAACGCCGCCTTGGTGACGCTCGCGGCGGTGCCGTACCCCTTGAAGACGCCGTGCGCCGCGGCGCCGCGCGCGTGCACGACCCG carries:
- a CDS encoding FAD-dependent oxidoreductase, with translation MDEQAALHRSYWLETAPGGEPGPPPADGLVVDVAVVGGGIAGLSTAWELARDGHRVAVLEAGRLAAGVTGHTTAKLTAQHGLVYDKLRRTRGAEAARLYARSQYEAVRHAGEIAAELGIECEWEEAAAYTFTQEAGRVDELRAEAEAAREAGLPAEFTTDTDLPFPVAGAVEVTGQAQFHPVKYLRALAEDIRRRGGTLHEHTRVTKLTEGEPCVLTTAAGTEVRTGTVVVATHYPVFDRALLFTRLSPRRELVITAPIETEAAPRGMYLTPDRNTRSVRTAPYTDGKRLLVITGEHFTPGSGVDVEERFTRLTEWAGQTFGDLRISHRWATQDNDSTDTVPLVGPLHQGSRHAYVATGFGGWGLSGGIMAGRLLADLIGGRTPEWSGLYDPRRLASVAREGGEFLKNQAKVARHFVGGRLTSMSGPGVDEIAPGDGAIVHVGGARTAVYRDEAGALHAVSARCTHLGCLVAFNRAERAWECPCHGSRFDTDGEVVQGPAVRPLARREL
- a CDS encoding catalase, whose protein sequence is MTEKNPVRAFAEKAADVLRGDGPPEGVPGRPGPEAPPLAEPTEPREPLPPEPDQGAPETVGPTGQVTGADPATRSQHGAYLTTAQGARLYDTDHSLKAGPRGPVLLQDHHLREKITHFDHERIPERVVHARGAAAHGVFKGYGTAASVTKAAFLGKDVETPVFTRFSTVLGSRGSADTVRDTRGFATKFYTTEGTFDLVGNNIPVFFIQDAIKFPDIVHAAKPHPDREIPQAQSAHDTHWDFVTLHTEATHHVLWNMSDRGIPRSYRMMEGFGVHTFRLVNAEGATTLVKFHWKPKLGVHSLVWEEAQIAGGVDPDFHRRDLADAIEAGAYPQWELGIQTFPDTPEQTFEGIDLLDPTNIVPEELAPVQPIGLLTLNRNPTNFFAETEQVAFHPGHLVPGIDVTDDPLLAGRLFSYLDTQITRLAGPNFGQIPINRPHAPVNDMLRDGFHQQAVHTGVAPYRPHSLDGGCPFTAGADDGAFVETPVTVPRSTKVREAPETFADHFSQPRRFWRSMSPVEREHIVAAYTFELGKCYEQTVKERGLRVLANIDPELCAPVAAGLGLPAPEPTVAPEEVAPSPALSQVGRSWPTDGRVIAVVTGAEGDLDGVRAVRRAVLDDGMVPLVVAPAGGRLGAEDADPVTVQRTFATARSIEFDAVLVAGVPGRGADAFGARDEKAGEPGAGAATDPRVLLLLDEAFRHGKAIGVWGGGRTVLDAAGVPAQAPGVVTADGGPQALAEVTRLLTTHRVWERFTATAAGD